One region of Scophthalmus maximus strain ysfricsl-2021 chromosome 15, ASM2237912v1, whole genome shotgun sequence genomic DNA includes:
- the LOC118286428 gene encoding kelch-like protein 28, producing MDQQDQSYMFASLTRPHSEQLLQGLQLLRQDRELCDIVLRVGDAKIHAHKVVLASISPYFKAMFTGNLSEKETSEVEFQCIDETALQAIVEYAYTGTVFISQETVESLLPAANLLQVKLVLKECCSFLESQLDAGNCIGISRFAETYGCHDLCLAATKFICENFEEVCQTEEFFELTRAELDEIVSNDCLKVVTEETVFYALESWIKYDVTERQQHLAQLLHCVRLPLLSVKFLTRLYEANHLIRDDHACKHLLNEALKYHFMPEHRLSYQTVLSARPRCAPKVLLAVGGKAGLFATLESMEMYFPQTDSWIGLAPLSVPRYEFGVAVLDHKVYVVGGIATHMRQGISYRRHESTVESWDPESNTWSSVERMAECRSTLGVVVLAGELYALGGYDGQYYLQSVEKYVPKLKEWQPVAPMTKSRSCFATAVLDGMVYAIGGYGPAHMNSVERYDPSKDAWEMVAPMADKRINFGVGVMLGFIFVVGGHNGVSHLSSIERYDPHQNQWTACRPMNEPRTGVGSAIVDNYLYVVGGHSGSSYLNTVQRYDPISDSWLDSSGMLYCRCNFGLTAL from the exons ATGGACCAGCAGGACCAGTCCTATATGTTTGCCAGTCTCACGCGGCCCCACTCGGAGCAGCTGCTGCAaggcctccagctcctgcggCAGGATCGCGAACTATGTGACATTGTCCTGCGTGTGGGGGATGCCAAGATCCACGCTCACAAAGTAGTGCTGGCGAGCATCAGTCCGTACTTCAAGGCCATGTTCACGGGTAACCTGTCGGAGAAGGAGACCTCTGAGGTGGAGTTCCAGTGCATCGATGAGACCGCCCTGCAG GCCATCGTTGAGTATGCATACACTGGCACTGTGTTTATCTCCCAGGAAACAGTGGAATCTCTGCTGCCGGCTGCCAACTTACTCCAGGTTAAGCTAGTACTTAAGGAGTGCTGCTCCTTCTTAGAGAGCCAGCTGGATGCCGGGAACTGTATAGGCATCTCTCGCTTTGCAGAGACATATGGCTGTCATGATCTGTGCCTGGCTGCGACGAAGTTCATCTGTGAGAACTTTGAGGAAGTTTGTCAGACGGAGGAGTTTTTTGAACTGACGAGGGCAGAGTTGGACGAAATTGTGTCCAACGACTGCCTCAAAGTGGTCACAGAGGAGACTGTGTTTTACGCCCTGGAATCGTGGATCAAATATGACGTGACTGAGAGACAGCAGCATCTGGCTCAGCTGCTTCACTGTGTTCGCCTTCCACTCCTCAGCGTCAAATTCCTCACTCGCCTATATGAAGCCAACCACCTTATACGAGATGACCACGCGTGCAAGCACCTGCTCAATGAGGCCCTTAAATACCATTTTATGCCTGAGCACAGACTCTCCTATCAGACGGTGTTGTCGGCACGGCCCAGGTGTGCACCGAAGGTGCTGCTTGCAGTCGGAGGCAAGGCTGGACTGTTTGCCACATTAGAAAG CATGGAAATGTATTTCCCGCAGACAGATTCGTGGATTGGACTGGCCCCTCTCAGTGTGCCACGATACGAGTTTGGTGTAGCAGTGCTGGACCACAAGGTGTACGTGGTGGGAGGCATCGCCACACACATGAGACAGGGCATCAGCTATCGGAGACACGAGAGCACAGTGGAGAGCTGGGACCCCGAAAGCAACACCTGGTCCTCGGTGGAGCGAATGGCAGAGTGTCGCAGCACACTCGGAGTGGTGGTCCTGGCTGGAGAGCTGTACGCCCTCGGGGGCTACGACGGCCAGTATTACCTCCAGTCGGTGGAGAAATATGTCCCCAAGTTGAAGGAGTGGCAGCCAGTGGCGCCCATGACAAAGTCCCGCAGCTGCTTTGCCACTGCTGTGCTGGATGGCATGGTGTATGCTATTGGAGGCTATGGGCCAGCCCACATGAACAG CGTGGAGCGGTATGACCCCAGCAAGGATGCCTGGGAAATGGTAGCCCCCATGGCGGATAAGAGGATCAACTTTGGAGTGGGCGTCATGCTCGGCTTCATATTTGTGGTGGGCGGACACAACGGAGTGTCGCACCTGTCCAGCATTGAGAGGTATGATCCACACCAGAACCAGTGGACAGCCTGTCGGCCGATGAACGAACCACGCACCG GTGTGGGCTCTGCCATCGTGGACAACTACCTCTACGTGGTGGGAGGTCACTCTGGGTCATCCTACCTGAACACTGTCCAGCGCTATGACCCCATCTCAGACAGCTGGTTGGACTCAAGCGGCATGTTGTACTGCCGCTGTAACTTTGGCCTGACTGCCCTTTGA